CCTTTAACCTCTATCATTACTCAGCCTCCTATTTTGTTCTCATTTGTATAGACGAGATAAATAAAAGAATTCCTTCATTTTTTTATGAATCCGCCAAATTTACTGCCTCGGCGAAAATTTGATGAAATGATAGTTTGGTCGTAAAGCTTCTTCTAAGTATTAGAAAGGGATTTGGTTTTGGAATTAGAGAGGAACATGATAGGATGAATGAAAACTCTGCCGATAGGAGGCTGAAAAATGTTTAAAACACTATCTACAAATCAAGCACCCGCTGCAATCGGACCCTACTCACAGGCGGTGGATCTTGGCCAGATGATCTTTATTTCCGGTCAGATTCCTTTAGACCCATCCACTCAGGAATTTGTCTCTGAAGATATTAAAGAACAAACGGAACAAGTCATGCAAAACATTGGTGGAATTCTAAAAGAAGCGGGACTCTCCTACCGCCATATTGCCAAGGCAAATATTTATCTTGATTCGATGGATGACTTTTCAACGGTGAATGAAATTTATGCCAGTTATTTAAGCGAACCTTACCCCGCAAGAGCTGCAGTTGAAGTGAGCCGGCTTCCTAAAGGAGCAAAAGTGGAAATAGAAGCAATTGCCGTCAAAGAATTTTAATTCTTTATCTTATTTAGAAATGCATACAAAAAAGCCATCTGCGGAACAGATGGCTTTCAGCTTGGAGAGAAACCCCGTGTTTTTCTACAAGTTTTCTTAACGCCCGGAGCAATGGCCCCTTCCCTTTCCGCGGACGAGCGCCCGAGCTTCCTCGCGAAACCCACGCTCGGCGATCTCGGTTCACTCGTTCTTCCGCAGGAGTGGAAGGGACCTCGCTCCTTGGCATTCTTTAAAGACAGAAAAAGACTCTCCTTCACCTAGCTCACCTTTGCCAGATAGAGGGCAGTCTTCTTCATATTCTGTCAGGCGGTGGTCAACAACGCCTGTTGCCGCACATTTTCCTCTCCGCGTAAAAGGCAACAGAGCAGTCCATGCAGTTCTCTGCGAAGCTACTTTCCTTTTTCTCTTTCCGCATTCGATAACTCTACTTACCTTCATTTGAAAAACAGTTCAACCGAAACTCTTCTCATTCCCACAAATGACGTGTTACGGTTTTCTGGCACTTCTGATCTAGTGTACTTTTCGTAAGTAAAGGGGCCCTTCACCTCCTAGAAAAAAGAAGTAACATTTTCGGCAGCCTGAAGCCATCTGCTGTAAAGATGGCTTTCTCTATTCTTTAATCTTCGTCTTTAACATCCGGATCCTCCGGGATGGGTTCACTTAAATAGGCGCGCAGCCATTCTCTGTACATCTCCAGCTGTTCAAAATAATTACTAAACTGATTCTTATTAATTAACACTTGAACGCCATCACTTACCGTTCTTATTTTTCTTTGGCGTATCATTTGGAGTACATATTCTTCGGGAAGATCTAAATAACCTGCAGTTTCTTCGACGGTTAAGTACACACTGCTCACCCTTTATAAGGTATTAAAAAAGCTTTCCCGCCTATTGGGGAAAGCTTTTACTTTTGCCGCGAACATACCGACGACCACATTCGCCGTTTAGCTTTTTCAAGCATATACTTCGTCTTACGCAAACAGCTCATCGCCAGATTACTATATCATGGACAACGATGAAAAACAAGCTTTTCTTATCTAACAGAGTAAGTTTATGCTATAATAGACTACTGCTAAACACGGCTAGCTGACTAAGGAGGATTCGATGCTTACATTTGAACAGAAGCTTGCTGTCATCGAAGAATTTAATGAGTTAACAAAAAAGGAAATTTCACTCGGACGAGTCAATTTTCATTATGAAGACAGCCTTTATGATAAAAAGAACGTCGTCTATCATTTACATCCCAACGGAAACGGATTTGTTTATACAGGGCTGTTAGACGAATATCCTTCCGATGAAAAAGGAATGTTGAACATTAAGGATTACCGTGCCGACCACTTACGCGCAGTCATTACTAGGTCTATAGAATCTCTTTCTCTTTCTCCTTCCGAAAAAGATCCAGTGATGGAAGAGTGGATCAATGATGCTGACTACGGATTAGTATTAATGAGGGAAGAAGATGGGTATAACGTCTATGCAGAGGAAAACCTGGAAGGAACCTTTAATTCTTATAAAGAAGCTGCGAATTTTCTGGAGCAGGAAGGGTTCTACAAAATATAGAAATTCAAAAGCATGGCTGCTTGATTTAAGAACCATGCTTTTTTTCTTGTTTCCAAGCCGTTTTAAAAACATAGCTTACTTTCTTATAGTTCATTTTATTTTCATAAAAGCGGTGGGCTTTTTCACGCTGCAGCCCGGAAGATAACGCTATATCCTCATATCCTCTTAGCTTTGCCCACTCTTCTACAAAAGAGAGCAATTTTCCTCCATGTCCCTGTGAGCGCGTACGCTCATCAGTCACTAGATCACAAACCCAGACAAAGCGGCCGTAATAAAGAGTAATCATCGGTTTAAAACCCGTGACAGCACTTATTTCACCTTCTATAAACACCGCAGCCATATGATACATATCCTTGTCCATCGCTTCCTGTACTAACTCTATATATTCGTCTTCCAGCAAATGGGAGCGCAGCTGCTTCATTACCGGGTAGGCCTGTCTGATCTCTTCCATGGTATGAATCTCTCTTACTTCCATTGTTTCTCTCCTCTCTAAACTTTTTATCCCCGTTCAAAGAATACTTGAATTCAGCAAGGAAAGAAATAGGAAGCATTAATGAAAAAGATCAACCAGCGTTAGCAATTCTTTTTTTGTAAGAGATCGGGAACGACTTTTATAAAGATTTGTGATCTCATAAGAAATTTTATTTTTATTCCAAAATACATGTTTCCCATTAGAACCTTCATAGTAAGACACCTTTTTCCCCGCCGGTGTTTCAGCTTGTTTCCCTCCAATTTCCTCCTCAGGTTTTCCCTTCTTAATATGAATGTCTACAAAACCGATGGTCTGGTTCCTTAAATGAATCATCAACAAACCATTCTTCCCTGAAGCTGCTGAAATTTTACTTGGATCAAAAGGAAGCTTGACTGGAAGCTGGGGGTTATAATTTAAATCTGCCACTTGCTGCTTTACTTCTTTATTGTCAAAAGAATAATAATGATCTGCATTTGCATTCGTAGTTTCGGTATTGCAGCCAGAGAGGTTGAGAAGAACGAACCACATACTAATAAATAGGGGAAGACATCGACGGAACATCACGGCACCACCTTTACGCGTACATTTAAAGAAACAGTAAATTACCACTATTTAACAAATGAATACCCGTCGCACTAGAAGGGATAAACCTTTTTCCTGATACACGTAAAGCATTCACCAACTATGGACCCTGAAACATAATATGGTGTAAAACCTATTCCGGAAAATTACCGGTATTTTGGAGGACGCCATGTACAATTATTTTCACCCCTATGCAATGAGGGAGCCTAATGGGGAATCCTATATTCTCGCTTTTCAACAAGGAGATGTAAATGGGGACTACATTCAAGACAATGTTTATCTAGTCGGACAAAAGAATTCATCGAGTCCTTTCGTCCAGGACATTACCTTAATCATTCAAGATGGGAAGACAAACCAATTCTTTTCTGTTCCATTAAAAACGAACGAGGGCTACCAGCCCACGCTTTTTTTAGGAGACTTCACTGGTGATGGTGTGGATGATATTTTAATTAGTATCGATTCTGGGGGCAGCGGGGGATATGGCTTTTATTATGCGTATTCCTTTGTAGAAAACAAACCAAAACTTCTCTTTGATTTTGAACAATTCAACAGAGAATTCAACTATGACGTCCTTTACAAAGACTACTATAAAGTCGAGGTCATCAACAATACACTGGCATTACAATTTATCATTGATATTAGCGGACGTGGAAATGAATATCTATCTGAAATCTATGACACCAGTGGAAAATTAACTACTCCGATCAATGGCTGGGTATCAGGATTAAACAGACTCTATCCGATAGATTTCCAAGGGGATGGCGTGTATGAATTATACGCTCTGCAAAGAATCGCTGGAAGATATAGCGCAGACGGTCTGGGGCTGATTCAGACTGCCCTCTCGTGGAACGGAAGTTCATTCACAGCTGAAGATGTAGATCAGCAAGCAGCCATTTTTGGAACATCCATAAAAAACGAGCCCTCATGACTTGGCTCGTTTTTTATTTCTTAAGTCCGGATCCGCACAGGGACATGACAACCTTTGCTTCTTTTGAAAGGTTGGCTTGCTTGTAATTCTTAAAGGCGGCATAAGTCGCGGCTGTCGTTGGTTCAACATAAAAACCTTTACTCGAAAGCTCCCCTCTTGCCGTTTCTATTTCGTTCTCTCTAGCGGTAATAATTGAACCGCCTGTCGTTTTTACCGCCTTCATAATTTGACTTCCACGGACAGGATCGGCAATCGCTATTCCTTCTGCTAAGGTCCCAGTGTTGCTTACAGGATTAATATCCCTCTTCCTATGAAAGGCTTGTGCGATCGGTGCACAATTTTCAGCCTGTACTCCTACAAGCTTGGGTAGACGCTGAATCATTCCGCTTTCCAATAGATTTTGAAAACCGATATATGCGCCGAGCAGCAGCGTTCCATTTCCTACAGGAAGGATTAGCTGATCAGGGATTTGGTAATTCATCTGCTCCCAAATTTCGAAAGCAAAGGTCTTTGTTCCTTCGTGGAAAAAAGGATTGTAAACATGAGAAGCATAAAAGAGCTGTTCTTCTTCCACCGTTCTTTTCGCCGCAATAGCGGTATCCTCCCGTGATCCGGCAATTTTATGGATCTCTGCTCCATAGGCTTTCATTTGAGCAAGTTTGCGTTCTGATGTATTCTCCGGTACATAGATATAACTCTTTATTCCAGCTCGTGCGCAGTACGCGGCAATGGCTGTGCCTGCATTACCGCTGCTGTCTGCCAAAACTTCCTTTACGCCAAGCTCCCTTGCCTTTGAAATGAGAACAGCTGCCCCTCTATCTTTAAAAGAACCTGTAGGCATCAAATAATCTAATTTCACAAGTATATTAGGGTCATCCGCATTTAACGGAAGTAAAGGGGTCCCTCCTTCACCTAACGAGATGTTAAAACAACGCTGATCGTGAAATGGCAGTGCTTCTTTGTACCTCCACATCGTCCAGGAACGTAAAGCTATTTTCTCTCTAGGGAATTGGACTTTATACGGCTTGATATTAAAAATTCCCTGCTCAGGCTTCCACTGGGTCTGATTTGGTATATATTCTACTCCGTCAGCAGAATCAATAAATGTATAATCCATTTGCTCCTCTTCCTTATCCTTAGTATAATTTCATAAAGAATAGCAGACTTATAGTCTTACAAACTATAAACTCCTGCCTATTAAAAGTTAATTTTTTCTTGCAAAGGGTATATTATACTACTCAGGATAAAAATAATTTTTATTGAAAAAATAGAATTTTTTCTGGCTGAAATTTGGTTTTCGGGACTTTAGAACCTTTTTAAATAAATAAAGAGCGGGCTCCAGAGTTTCTAAACGTACAATCCATTTTTCTCCCCATTAAGATAGAAAGCTTCCATTAGAAGAGGTGTATGAATATGAGTCTTATCTTGCTTCAAGATGGGTTTGGAAACGATAAATTTTTCCCCGCAGACAGCGAATTGAGAATACACTGTACTTCAGTAAGCCAAGGTACAAGGTATATTTATTTGCAATACTTAGATATGCCTTTCGGTTTTCGAAAAATCAGCAGGAACAACGTTCTTTCCTTAGCCCCGCATGAAAGAAAATGTATTGAAAGCCGTTTGGAAGAGATTGATCAAGGTTTATTTGATGATGATTCAAAAGTACAGCACCTTCATCATCTATTAGATACTCCACCTAATTAAAAGGCTCAAAATCCTCCTTCTGCAATTGATAGAGAGACATTAGGCTGGTTGTTCCTTTCTTATTCATTTCCTCTATAAACCTCTTTCTCCTAAAGTGATTCCTTTCTAATAATCGAATCGATTTTAGATGATTGGCGTTTGTATATGCAAAGACAACCGCTAACCCTAAAGTTGAAAATCCATAATGGAGAACAGTTCTTACTGTTTCCTGCATCAACCCTTCTCCTTGAAAATCCGGATGAAGTTCGTACCCAAGCTCGGCAGCTTGTTCATTAGGATTAAAATTCCATAAGCATACGGTTCCAATTACTTTTCCTGCTCCT
This Halobacillus salinarum DNA region includes the following protein-coding sequences:
- a CDS encoding RidA family protein, which codes for MFKTLSTNQAPAAIGPYSQAVDLGQMIFISGQIPLDPSTQEFVSEDIKEQTEQVMQNIGGILKEAGLSYRHIAKANIYLDSMDDFSTVNEIYASYLSEPYPARAAVEVSRLPKGAKVEIEAIAVKEF
- a CDS encoding excisionase family DNA-binding protein; protein product: MYLTVEETAGYLDLPEEYVLQMIRQRKIRTVSDGVQVLINKNQFSNYFEQLEMYREWLRAYLSEPIPEDPDVKDED
- a CDS encoding GNAT family N-acetyltransferase; this encodes MEVREIHTMEEIRQAYPVMKQLRSHLLEDEYIELVQEAMDKDMYHMAAVFIEGEISAVTGFKPMITLYYGRFVWVCDLVTDERTRSQGHGGKLLSFVEEWAKLRGYEDIALSSGLQREKAHRFYENKMNYKKVSYVFKTAWKQEKKHGS
- a CDS encoding VCBS repeat-containing protein; translated protein: MYNYFHPYAMREPNGESYILAFQQGDVNGDYIQDNVYLVGQKNSSSPFVQDITLIIQDGKTNQFFSVPLKTNEGYQPTLFLGDFTGDGVDDILISIDSGGSGGYGFYYAYSFVENKPKLLFDFEQFNREFNYDVLYKDYYKVEVINNTLALQFIIDISGRGNEYLSEIYDTSGKLTTPINGWVSGLNRLYPIDFQGDGVYELYALQRIAGRYSADGLGLIQTALSWNGSSFTAEDVDQQAAIFGTSIKNEPS
- the thrC gene encoding threonine synthase, which encodes MDYTFIDSADGVEYIPNQTQWKPEQGIFNIKPYKVQFPREKIALRSWTMWRYKEALPFHDQRCFNISLGEGGTPLLPLNADDPNILVKLDYLMPTGSFKDRGAAVLISKARELGVKEVLADSSGNAGTAIAAYCARAGIKSYIYVPENTSERKLAQMKAYGAEIHKIAGSREDTAIAAKRTVEEEQLFYASHVYNPFFHEGTKTFAFEIWEQMNYQIPDQLILPVGNGTLLLGAYIGFQNLLESGMIQRLPKLVGVQAENCAPIAQAFHRKRDINPVSNTGTLAEGIAIADPVRGSQIMKAVKTTGGSIITARENEIETARGELSSKGFYVEPTTAATYAAFKNYKQANLSKEAKVVMSLCGSGLKK
- a CDS encoding GNAT family N-acetyltransferase, which produces MRNTPVLPQWKSNRLILRALWPSDVLDIFHLRMDERLFQYLDRSPYETVEQASEFIKNINDGVHYGHWFMWALEHRGAGKVIGTVCLWNFNPNEQAAELGYELHPDFQGEGLMQETVRTVLHYGFSTLGLAVVFAYTNANHLKSIRLLERNHFRRKRFIEEMNKKGTTSLMSLYQLQKEDFEPFN